From the Actinopolymorpha singaporensis genome, the window TGAACACCGACGAGGTACCACGCTTCCGCTACCGCCAGATCTACGCGGGTGACTCGATAGACCCGGCGTACCGTCACCACAACTTGCTGAACGGCAACCGTGGCTTCGAAAACCACCCGGTCCCAAAGCATCTCGACACCTGGTCGACGTACTGGCCGGCCGACCCGTTCGGCGGAAACTGGCAGGAGATGGTGCCTGACGAGAGCCTTTGGTATGGCGGGCAAGTCCTGGCAATGGATCCGCGTACCCGTGAAATGGCTACCGACAACCTGGTGAAGAAGCTCCGGGAGCGGATCGCCGCGGGCCTGGATCCGTCGTGGGGTTTCGAACAGGCAGACAGAGGCTGGGATCCCGATCCTGCGAGCAAGGAGTTCGCCAGTCGTCACGGTGGTGCCCTGTCGGCGGCCGTGGTCGACCTGGCAAATGACGTTGCGGCCCGCGTGCGCCAGCAGATCCCGGAGGCCCGACTGAGCACGCAGGCGTACTCGTTCAGCTTCAGTCCGCCGACGGGAATCCACGTGGGCGAGGGTGTCGTCATGACCGTGGCCCCCATCCAGGCGAACTTCGCCCACTCCCGCTTCGAAGGCGACAACGCGGAGATCGGCCAGACGCTCAAGAAGTGGTGCGAGGTCGCCGATGACATCGTCATCTGGGACTACACCGTCGACTTCGCGTACTACATCCAGCCGTTCCCCGACTACTGGTCCTTCGGTGCGACGGTGCAGGGGCTGGCAGAACACCCCCAGGTCGGCGGCTACTTCGCGCAGAACGCCTACAACGCAGCCGGCACCGAATTCGCCGAGCTGCGCACCTGGGTGCTCGGCCGACTGTTGTGGGACCCGAGCCTGGACCCGGACGCGCTGATCCGGGAGTTCCTTCGCGGCTACTACGGGCCCGCAGCCCAGACCATCTACAGCTACATGAAGCTGATGCGGCAGTCGGTCGAGGACACCAACACCCGGCTGGTCTACAACGCGACCGTGAACTCTCCCTACCTGCATTTCGACACCATGCTGCAGGCCGACAAGCTGATGGCCAAGGCAGAGGAACTCGTTCGGAACAATCCGGATCTGCGCGCACACGTGCAGGCCGTCCGGCTCTGTGTCGACTTCGTCATCCTCATGCGAGCCGCCGAGTTCGTACGCATCGCGAAGTTGAGGGGCCTGCAGTGGGACCCCGATCTGGAGAACCGGCTTCCGCGCTTCGAGGAGGAGGTACGCGTCGCCGGCCTCACCCGCTCCGGTGAGTTCGGCATGACGCCGGAGCAACTGATCCGACAGCTCCGCATCGCCTCCGCCCCCGCGACCCCGCCGGCGACTGCTGCCGGCCTGCCGCTGGAGGACTGGGTGGACTTTCAGGAGCCGGCGCTCAAGCTGTATGGGCCCGTGACCACGATCCTCGATGACCCCGACGCCTCGAACGGCTACACAGTACGCATGCCAGGTAACCGGCCCGACTGGGGCGTCCAGCTCACCCTCGACGGCCTCCCAACCGAAGGCACGTGGAAGGTCTACATCTCGGTGCGCGCCGACACCGGGTCCGCCGCACCCGAGGCAACCGCGATGGCGGCGGGAGTATGGCCACCCTTCGGCAATGAGCGGACCATCACGGTCTCGGAGGTCTCCGACGGCAGCTACCACGAGCTCGAGCTTCCCGGCACCTATCGGTACGACGCCGAGAACATCGAGTACGTATGGGTCTCCCCGCCGAACTCCGCCGAAATCCCGTACGTCTATGTGGACCGCATCTTCGCCGTGAGGGTATGAAGCAACAGCACGGTCGGGACGCGGTCACGAAACCGAAGAGCTGGAGGAGCATTGTCGAGCAGTGACGCGATCGTGTGCCGGCAGCCAGGAAACATCGAGTGCGCGAAGCTCGGCCTGGCCGCGGTTGGCCCACGGCAGGTGGTTGTACGGACCCTGATGTCAGCAGTCAGTACGGGCACCGACAAGTGGGTCATGCGCGGCACCTTCGGCTCCGGCAACGTCAGCTTTCCGGCCGTCCCCGGATACCAGCGCGTCGGGATCGTGGAGGAGATCGGATCCGAGGTCGCGGGACTCCGGATCGGGCAGCGGGTTGTGGCGACGAGCGGTCTCGGCTACGTCGACGTGAGCTCGTCCTGGGGGGCGCACTCCTCGCGGTCGATTTCCGACGCCGTGGACGTCTATGACGCCGAAGGGCTACCGGCGGAGAGGTCGGCGTTCGTGGTGGTCGCTCAGGTCGGCTACAACGCGGCGTCTCGTCTCCTCCTCCCCGCCGGCGCCCACGTCCTCGTGGTTGGTGACGGAGTGATCGGCGCGTCCGCGGCCTTCGCGTGCCGTGCCCGTGGCTTCGACGTGCTCCTGGTCGGCCGGCACCGCTCGCGCCTGGAGGTACTGGGTCGAGCCGGGTTCGAGACGCTCAACGGGAGAGCAACGGACCCCGAGCCCACACTGGCGGAGTTCGCTCCGGAAGCCGTCATCGACACCGTGCAGAACACCGAAGCATTCGACATGTACATTCCACGGCTCCCGCGCCGGACCGGCCAGGTCGTCTACAGCGGCCATTCTCCCGGAGGGGTGACCGCATGGGGCGACATGGCCGTCCTGCAGGAGCGCGAGCTCACCGTCCATTTCGTCTCCGGGATCACCGGTGACCGTGTCAGGGCAACCCTCGCCCTCATGCGAAACGGTCAGATGCCATCCGAGCAACTCCTCGGCACCGTCGCGCAGGGGCCTGACGATGCACGTGCACTGATGAAGAACGTGAGCGAGGGTCGCCTCGAACCCGTCGCCGCGGCGATCGACTGGACGTGGGCCGCATGAGAATCGCGATCACCGGCGCGGCTGGTTGGCTCGGCCGATACGTAACGGCCGCCCTGGAGACCAGCCACGAACTCGTTCTCATCGACAACGTCGCCCCCGAAGAGGCGACGATCTTCGATCCGTCTGCGCCGGGAGGGCGCAGACGGTTGCCGTTGTCGCCGAGTTGGCCGTACCACCACCTCGACATCCTCGACGACGAGGGACTCTCGCGCGCCCTCACGGACGTCGAGGTGGTGGTGCACCTTGCCGGCCGTCCCACGGGTGAGTGGGAGAACGCCAAGGCCACGGTGATGACGAACATCGTCGGGACGTTCAACGTCTTCGACCAGGCGCGGATGGCAGGTGCTCGTCGAGTCGTCAATGCGTCGAGCATCAACGCATTCGGGACGTTCTACTGGCGGGTCAGTGGCCGATCACCGATGCACCGATCCCTGCCGCTCACCGAAGACGAACCGGTCACGCCAGAAGATCCGTACAGTATGAGCAAGGCCACCACCGAAGTGCTCGGAGCGACCTTCAACCGGGCGTTCGGATTCGAGGCCGTCAACCTGCGCTTCGCCGGTGTGTGGTCGGAGTCCACCTACGACGCGGCGCTCGACGCAGGCCTTCCTGCCACCAAGGAGTGGGCTGACGACCTGTTCCAGTGGGTACACGTCCTTGACGTCACACAGGGGATCACCAAGGCTGCGCTCGTCGACACGGTCGTTCCCGTTCCGATCACACTGGCTGCGGCGGACACCCGGGCACCCGAGCCGACCTTGGAGGTGCTTGCCAAACTTCGGCCGGAACTGATCCAGTATCTGTGCGAGCCTCTGCCCAAGCGTGCGGGACTCCTCTCCATCGCCAGGGCCAGAACGTTCCTTGGCTACGAGCCTCGGTATTCCCTGGATGCGGCCGTCCGTGACCTCTCCTGATCGCGCCACGTGTCCTGGGTGCATGCGGTAACCGACGCCGGGGCCTCTGCGGGCTCTGGCTGGTCACCGGGACCGAAGTTGCCGTGGGTCAGCCGAACATGTGGGGGAGGAGGTTCGTCAGACGCCCGGGAGAAGTGGACCCGACGAGGCGGTGACAACCCAGGCGTTGCTTGTCGGCGCCAACCCAGAACGGGACCAGTCCGGGCACGATCACGCGCACGACATGGAGGTCGTCGCCATCCCATGACGGGGCCTGCAGCGAGTGGGCGTAGGTCTCGTACCCGGCGTCGGCGAGCAGGCCGACGAGTCTGGCGGCCGCTGACCGGTCGGGTGGTGGTGGGTCGCTGTTGTGCGGGCCGGAGGCGGACGAACCTGAGTGGGTACCGATGGCCGGATCACCTGCGGCGTGGCCATCTGCGGTTGACGCCTCATCGGGTTGCGGATGCCGCACCACCGCGGTGAGGAATCCTCGGAGGGTGTCGTGCAGCGGACCTCGGCTGTACAGGCGGTAGTGGTCCTCGCCGGTCAGGACCATCCCTCGCGGCAGGTGAAGGGTCTCGCTCGAGTCGGCGACGGCCAGCCAGCGAAGCCGGGCGCCCAGCTCTCGTAGAGCGTGCGCCGCCGCCCGGCGCGGATCCAGGTCGCAACCAAGACCCCAGGCGAAGGAGCGTTCGCGCAGTGCGATGAGCAGCACGACCGGTATGCCCAGGTCGTAGGTGAGGTCGCAGGCGAGGACGTCGTATCCGAGCAGGCGTACCGTTTCCAGCTCGTCCGCGATGGCTGGCTCCAGTCGCTGTGAGGCGATGCTGTGGGTGGGCACGTGGCGATGCCAGAAGAGCATGGCGCTGTCGCGTTCGACGACCTCGCTGATCGCGCCGCAGAGTGCCTGCTCGTAGGTCGTACCCGCGGCCGTCCCGCTGGACGTCTCGACGACCAGGCGTCCCCGGGTCACGGCGGCCCGCGGATAGACGAACTCCACCGGGACTAGTCGGCGACGGCCGGTCCGCACCTCCGTCACCTGTACCCACTCCAGGGACTGATGCGGTACGAAGGGGGTGACAGGGCTGCCGGCGGCGCGGTACTGCCCTTCGGAGTACAGGCCGAGTTGTTCGGGACAGAGAGCTTCGGCGCCGAGACGTACGTAGCTGTCCACGGCCGCCACTGGTACGGAGGTCGGGGCGAACTGGGCCGTACGCTCGACCAGTTCCATGACGGCCCTGATCGCGGCGGCCTGCTGATCTCTGCCGGCGCCGCACCCGATCAGACCTCCGGCGCCGGCCGCGTCGGCGATGTAGCGAGACGTGCGTAGAGGCCAGGCGGCATCGTCGGTGACGGTCAGCCGCGCGCCCAACTGTGCGGGGAGGTCGCTGATCACGGCTGCCCGTCTCCCGATGTTCCGAGGACGACCGCGTAGAGCACCACCTCGTGGGGGCCGCACAGGCCGAGCTCGGCTGCCAGGTCGTCGTCTCGGAAGCCACACAGGGGAAGGGCGGCGATTCCCAACGACGCTGCCGCGAGCAGGAGGTTCTGGGCTAGATGGCCTGCCTCCAACAGAATCATCCGGTACGCCTTGGCGCCGTACTTCGCAAGGGCGGGAGCGGACAGGTCGCAGGTGAACGTGATGACCACCGCGAGCCCGTCGACGGGGTGGTCGTTCAGTAGCCACCGCAAGCGTGTCGCGGAAACCTCGCCCCCGTGAGGGATCAACTTGTGCCCGCCCGGCGCGTATCGGTATGTGCCCGGCGCCAGGCCGCCGATCCGTGCCGTGAGAAGCGCCACCTCGACAGGAAAGAGCGCACCGGCCGACGGGTACGGCCGAGATCCGGGCGGTGCACCTGAGACGGTGGGCAGGAATGGTACGTCCGCCGGGCGGATCGCGTTCGCCAGCAATGTCGAGAGATCGTCGGCGGGTACGGTGCCTCCGGTGAAGGCGCGCGCGGACCGGCGTGACGTGAGCGCTTCGGCGAGTGAGCCGCGCAGCTTCTTCGGAGGAGCCAGTGAGACGGATGGCTCGCCGTAGTCACGGACCTCGCGTGGCAGGTCGGCCACAGGCGGGCTGGCAACGGGAGAGGGCGGTCCCGATGTCGTGGCTGCGTGCAGGGCCACCAGGTCCGGCGTGAGAAGGTCCGGAACGAGAACAGCCTCGCGCAACAACTGGTTGACAAGGTTGCCGTCGCCCACCGCCGTGCGCAGGTGTTCGTCCTCGACCGGTGACCGAGCCAGGACCGCCACAGTCCGCAGCGCCTCAGCGGCATCGGGGAGGGTCAGCACGTGGTCGCCGCGCTGAACGACACCGTCGGGGCCGTGGGTGCTCACGAGCACATCGGGAGCGAGGCGCACAGTTCGGGACACGGGGTGTGCAACCGTTACCGCGTCGGTGCCGAGTGGACGAGCCTGTCCGCTGCCACCAGGGCTTTCAGCGCGAAGGCTGTCGTCATGGTCCTGCTTCCATAGGTGACGGGTCCGTCGACCGTCGGGAAAACGATCCAGGGCCGCGGGTCCCAAGTACCGTCGGCCGCCTGGCTACGGACAAGTGCGTCCAACCCGCGGTTCACCGGTGCCTCAGAGTCCTTGGCACTCCCCGATTCGAGAATTCCCAGCAGGGCAAGCGCAGTGTCCAAGGGGTCGGGTTGGCCCTCGCCCCAGGAGCCGTCCGGATTCTGTCGTGCGTACAGGAATCGGCGCGCGTGCGCGATCGCCTCGTGACCAGGCAGGAGTTCGGCGAGCACGGAAACCGCGCGGAAGGTGCCGTAGTAGGGGCCGGCGTACCACTTGCTGGTCCAACTGCCGTCCGCCTCCTGTGCGCCGGCCAGGTAGTGCGCGATCTTCCGCAGAGGTACGGCGAATCGCACCCGGTCGTAGCGGAGCAGACCGGCGGCGAAGTTGGCCACAACCTCGCTGTGTACGCCCCACCCGCCCATGACCGGAAGGTACGCCCGCACTGCCAGATCGGCCGGGGAGGAGCCACGCGGGTCGATGATCCAGGTGTTGATCCCACCGTCGGGTTCCTGTTGGTCGGAAGCCAGACGGGCACCCTCCTCACAGCTGGCCGCCAGGGCCGGATCGCCGTACCGCGAGAGAACCTGGAGGACCTGGCCCAGGTCGTCGAGGTCAGGTGGCAGCTCCTCCACATCCGCGATGTAGTTCCAGCCACCTCGGACTGATCGGTGCTTCGCTCGAAGTATCTGCACCATGTCAGTGGCCAGGTGAGTGGCGGGAACAGGTAGGCCGGCATCGCGCGCGTCGAACAGCGCGTCCACGGCGACCGCGCGAAAGGACAGCACCGCAGGGTGCTCCTCGTACCGGACGCCGTCGTTGGTCAGCCGGGGAAACCGGAGGTGATGCGCCGCTTCGGAATAGTCCGCGTCGGCCGAGCGGAGAATTGCACCGGTCGCCGCCACGGCGCTGCGCAACCGGTCATCCGTTCTCCGCGCGGCGGTTGGGCCCCTCGACATGCTCCCGTTCGCCGGGTCAGCGGTCGATCCGTCGGCTGCCTCGCCGGCGCTCCAGCCCGTCCAGGCACCCACGACCATCCGTCCGAAACGTCGCAGCGGGGTCGACGAGATTCGGCCAAGCGTCGAAACCACCTTGTCGGCCGCCTCGGCACCCACGACGTAGAGGTCCTGATCGCCGCCCTGACTTGCGGATCCCTGGTCCAAGAGCGCGTACAGACGGTGAAGGAACACGTTTGGGAACCCGCAGCGATCGTCCTGGACGAGGTCCACAAGGTCGTCGGTGAGCCAGAACAGTTCGCCGAGCGCGGTGACGTCCTCCTCGATCTTCGAACACGCTGGGAGGCCAAGGGCTTCCCGTGCCAGCTCCGCACACTGCCACAGTGCCCATGTGGGGCCGACCGACTTCCACCGCACTGCCTCCGCGAACTCGTCCGGGTCGGCTTTGGCGCCGCCGGCCGAGACTAGTTCGGCACGAAGCAGTTCCCCGACGGTGGCTCCGAGGCTGTGCCACGTCGAACTCGTCCCGCCGGCACCGACGAGCGACCAACCTTCCTCCGCGCAAACTCCGACGAGTCCCATCACGACTGCCAGCAACGGGTTGCCGATGGCGCGATGTGCGTGCGCGATGCAGGAGCGCGCTGTCTCCTCCGAGGTGAAGAGGCCTGCCAGCAACGTGGGATCGAGAGCGTCGGCGGCCGGGCCGACGGAACCCATGTCATCGACGAGGTAGTCCAGCAACGAGATGGCGGTGTTGAACGCCGCACCCAGAACCACAGCGCGCGGGGCCAGGCCGTGCGCACCAGCTTCGAGGGCGCGGGCCTGCGCAGCACCCAGTCCCAACATCAGCGGAAGGCGCGACCACAGGTATGCGTCAGAGCGAGCGGCCTCGAACCCAGGTATGCCGAAGGACGCCCGAAGTCGTTCCGCGAACACCTGGTCGCGCAGTTGCAGTCCCTCGGTACGGAACGACTCGACGTTTCGCCGCAGTGTCGGACCATCGGCCCGGAAGCCCGCAGCCGTCAGTGTCGTACGGACGTAGGCAAGCCAGTGGTCATGGCCCAGAACTCCGCGGTATCGCTCCGCACCGGCGCACCTGGATCCGTCAGGGTGAGGTGAGCAGGTGCCGGTCACGACCATCCACCATCCTCGACGTCGGCTGGATCCACGTGCCGGACCCAACGGTCGAAGGCCGAACCGTCCACGTCTTCCCCCGCCCCCGCGAGGTCCGCGAGCTTCGCCGTCAGGTCAGCTTCGGAGACGACGGGAAAGTAGTACAAGGGCACCAGCTCCCGACAGTCGCCGACAAGCAACTTTCTGCCTCGGATGGTGAGTTGCCCGTCGGATCCGAGCACCGCCACGAGGTCGTCGAACGATCTCAGTGGCTGTCGGAAGGCTCGACTCGGGGGCCAGGGCGATTCGGCCCGGCTCACTCGGCCGTCCCGCGCGTTGTTCCCGCCTCGTCCGGGAACAGAACCTGCAGACAGTCGCAGACGCCGGTGACGCGGTCCTCCTCGCCCCGCTCGATCGCGGCGTTCAGATCGTGAACCATCTGCGTCACCGCCGTGCGGGCGACATCGGACAGCGCGCCCGAACGCAGCGCGTTCCGCCACGATTCCATGCCGCCCGCAGGGTCGCAGTAGGCCAAGGCATGCTGAACGACGTCGAGGGCCTCCACTGCCTCACGGGTCAGCGCGCCTGTACCGGAGCGGTGCGCCAGACCGTGTTCGATCCCCGAGATGATCTCGGCCGGGTTCGCCGGCCTCACCCCTCGGCCCTCCTGTCACCACTGGCCGGGTACACCGAGTCCGACACGGCGACATCCAGGTCGGCGAGTGGACGCATCCCACGGGCCACGAGCAGGTCCTTCGTCTTCTCCAGCAGGTCGGCCTCGGAATCAAGGGGGAAGAAGAAGTCCGGAATGAGGCGTGCGGCGAACTCGGTGTCGAAGGACTCGCCGCGGAAGACGACCTCGCCGCCACTCGCCGTCATGGCATCCACGAACTGCTGCTTCTCCGCGATGGGGTACTGCAGGTTCCGACCGCGGGCCAGTTCGAGCAGCCCTCGGATCTCCTCCTCCAACGTGGGCTCGATCATCAAAACCTCCTTGTTGGCAGAACGAATGAAAGTGTGCGCGACGTGGGCGGCGAAGCCGGCGAGCTCGCCCACCTCGATCAGTCCGCTGAGCTCTTCGAGTGCGTCCCGCGCCAGGGCCAGATGGTGTTCCCCGACACTGCGCAGCCCCCGTGGAGTGAGCAACTGTCCCTCGGGGAGACCGTCGACGAGGTCATCGGCCGCCTGGTAGGCCACTCCAAGGGCGTATCCGAAACGGGTGAGCACATCGACCACGTGGTCCTCGGCCCCGCCGGCCACCGCGCCCAGGGCCGCAGCGGCAGCGAACGGAGCACCGGTCTTCGCCGCTGTCTCCTGGTAGTAGGACCTGTGGTCGAGTGATCGGTTCGCGGTGCGGGCGCCGGACTCCCGTAACTGTCCGGTACAGCATGCGGCCGCGAAGTCCGCGAGCAGCCGGACCTGTCGTGAACGTGTGCCGGTCGGCGCAGGAGCCGCGCCGGAGATCCCGTCCGGCCCGGCCAGGACGCCGAAGGCCCGGACAAGCAGCCAGTCCCCGACGACGAGCGCGGTGGCCGCGCCCGCCGTCACATGCACAGCCGGCAGGCCCCGCCGAAACGGAGAACGGTCGATGATGTCGTCGTGGATGAGTGACGCCGCGTGGAGGAGCTCGACAGAAACGGCGGGAGCGACGGCCGCCGCATCGTCGCCGCCCACCGCATTCGCGGCGAGGACGACCATGAGCGGCCGTAGCCCTTTGCCCCTCCGGACGAACTCTCGCAGAGCGCCTTCCTGCGGACACTTCTCGACCTCGGCGCTCAACCGCTCGCTGATCGTACGCAGCACCGGGACGTACTTGGCGTGTGCGGCTGAAGCCCAGGTCCAGTCCATGTCCGTCCATTGATTCCAGTCGGGAGCCCGTCGGTGTGGGCTCGTCACGGGTGTGATGCGCCGCGCCCGGTGGTCCCGAGAGTGGTCACGACCAGCAGTTGGGAGGCGGGGGAGGCGGCGGGGTCGTGGGCTGAGGGGTCAGCCACACAGTCATCGACGCGTAGGTGTCGTCGTTGCCCCACAGCGTGTAGTGCCCAGGCGCTGAGCAGGTGAAGGCCTGGTTGTACGAGCTGAAGTAGACGTAGTAGTTCCCGTCACCACGGTTGTAGTAGGCGATGCTGAAACTTGCGTTCGTAATGACTCTGCCGGTGACCGCATCTAGCACAAGCACCCACACGTGAGTCTCCTTCCTGACAGGTACGCCGATCAGTCGTTGTCGAGTGCGGGCGCTGCCTACTGGCGCTTGCCGTGTCCGCGGAGCCCAGGGAAGCCCCCCGGCCGGCCGACGTGTTCTGCGCTCGGAGGATCGCCGGCGTCGTCGGCCGGGCGGTCGCGCTGCTCGCCGGCCTCGTGCCCGCCGGCACCTTGCTGGCTACGTACTTCCAGGTGACCCAGCTTTGCGATGAGGTCCTCGCGCGACTCGACCGGGAAGAAGGACTCGGGCAGCATGCGCCGCAGCTGTCCCAGCTTGATCCGTCGGCCTCGGTGCTGAACCTCGGTGTCCTCGTCTCCGAGGGCGCCTACCAGATCTCGCACGTTGCGGATCGGGTAGTCGGTCCGCTCGGAGACCTGGTCGGCATAGCGCTGGACCTCCTGGTATCCCTGTGGAGCTGGGGCCATGACGTCCTCCTGTTCTGTTGTCGTCGGCCGCGAGGTCAGATCGTCGGCCGTACTGAGCATTCGGTCTGCTCAGAGTCTTCGAAATCCCTCAGATGCAGCCTGGTCTGGTGCTCGCCAGGCGGTGCCGCGGCTGCTCCGGGGGAGCGGCCGCGGAAGTAGTCCTTCTGCCATTCCCGGGGCCTGGTCGCGTTGAACTCGGTTCGACTGTCCGAGAAGGTGCCGTACTCCTGTGAGAGTTCGGGCTCGTCGAAGATGTCACGGACCCGCGGCTCCCACTCCTCCAGTTCGCCACGACGTTGGGGGACGATCATGCAGATGGGTTCGCCGTCCTCCCAGACCACCGGGTGACCGCGCCGGGTGAGTTTCCAGGAATGGAACGCCGGTGCGACAGCCCAGTCGGTCTCGATGACGCCCTCGAGGGAGGTGGCGCCGTCCTTCGGGGCGTTGGCGGGGCCACGCATGAGGACGTTCCAGCCTGGCGGAGTGCGGAAGAGGTAAGGAACGCGCCATGTGATGATGCCGTGCCCGAAGTGGGAGGTCGGCGCCTCCCCGCCACCTTCGAACTCGATGCGTACGTCGCCTGGCCGGTCACCGTCCTCCCAGGTCGCGCGAGTACGCCCGCGGTGTACAACGATCCATCCACTCTGGTTCGCGATGAGGAGGGGCAAGCAGCGGTTGGCGTGGCCGGCCGGGGTCGCGTCCATCCAGGCACGCCGGATGGGTGCGGGCGTGATCGGGACGTAGGGAGGCTGCAGGGCGTAGGCGTAGAGCCTCACGGTGTTGGCTCCGCTCTGACGTGCTTCCAGTTTCGACGATGCGTTGGTTCCGGTGTGCCGTCCGGATGACGACCCATCAGGTAGTCGAGATCCTTGCGGTAGTCCGGGCGGTGGCGGCGCGCTCGCCAAGCCTCGGTTTCGGCCGGCAGACCTGGCCGTATGTCGAGGCGAGCCGAGCCCCCCTCGGCTCGGTACACGCACATCTGGGCCAGCGGATCCCCTCGCCGGACCGCGAAGCTACCGGCTCTGGTCATCAGGCACACGAGCCCGAACTCCCCCGGCTGCCACCATGCCTCGATGAGCGCTTCCATGGCGACGAACCAGGGGCAGCGCACGTTCGGGACAGGCCGCACCATGAGGAAGTCACCTTCGTCGGTGGTACGCGGAACGAAGCCCGGCTGGATCGTGAAGGAGCCTCCGGCCGAGTGGTTGTCCACAACGCAGTCGTCGACGTCGTCAACGGTTACGTGGGTGTCGACGTCACCGTCCCATGTCACCCGGAAGGCGCCCGGAGAACGCACCACGTACCCGAGGGAGTTCGCCATCGTCAGCGGAAGGCAGTGGTGCGCGTGACCCGCCGTTGCGAGGTCTTCGCCCCACCAGGACCGTTTGGGCGACGCAGGCTCGGGCAGCAGATCGTCGGACAGGGTAGTGATGTACAGGGTGATGTTCCCCACGAACGGTTCCTCGCGATCACATCGGAACTGCGCGAGCGAAGCAGGGCCCGCCCACCGAGTGTGGGAGAGCTAGGTGTGCAGGGTGGGGGCCGAGATCAGCCTGGATGCAGTACGTAGGCCCCGACAGTGCTTCGGGCCGTCGACGATCCGCCGTAAAGGAAGCGTAAACACAGGCTCTGGATGTTGCTACCTCGCGTGGTCCACACGGCTACCCCCTCCACGTCCCACCGCGCAGCGATAGCTGACAGAGTAGCGATCGGCGCAGACTTCGTCATAGTCTTCGCGATCTTTCTCGAACCGGTCGTGGACCGGACCTCGCCAGAGCTCGCCGGGAGCCGCGGAGGCTTCCTGCCGCGCCGGTGCCCGTACCGAGCTCGTCGGTTCCCGGATCGAACAGGGAACTCTCTCCGGTCGGCAGGGGGAGCTGCCACCCAACTCCTGGGTGCGGACGCGCCACCGCGGCGCAGGGCTGAACCTTGCGGTCGCGGCTGTCAGTGCCGGCGAGGAGCGTCAATCCCAGGTTGACATGATGGGACTGCGGGCCGCGGCGGTCCTGGCGACGGAAGCCGGCCGGCACGTGCGACATGGCCGGCGCCCTCGGATACCCACCCCCAGGTGGCGAGGGCAGCCTGCCGGGTTTCGTCGACGAGGCCTCACGAGAAACTTATTGACGTTCTTGACAGCGGTCGACATTGGGATCAAAGTTCCGTCACAGCCAGTT encodes:
- a CDS encoding YcaO-like family protein, encoding MISDLPAQLGARLTVTDDAAWPLRTSRYIADAAGAGGLIGCGAGRDQQAAAIRAVMELVERTAQFAPTSVPVAAVDSYVRLGAEALCPEQLGLYSEGQYRAAGSPVTPFVPHQSLEWVQVTEVRTGRRRLVPVEFVYPRAAVTRGRLVVETSSGTAAGTTYEQALCGAISEVVERDSAMLFWHRHVPTHSIASQRLEPAIADELETVRLLGYDVLACDLTYDLGIPVVLLIALRERSFAWGLGCDLDPRRAAAHALRELGARLRWLAVADSSETLHLPRGMVLTGEDHYRLYSRGPLHDTLRGFLTAVVRHPQPDEASTADGHAAGDPAIGTHSGSSASGPHNSDPPPPDRSAAARLVGLLADAGYETYAHSLQAPSWDGDDLHVVRVIVPGLVPFWVGADKQRLGCHRLVGSTSPGRLTNLLPHMFG
- a CDS encoding NAD-dependent epimerase/dehydratase family protein; protein product: MRIAITGAAGWLGRYVTAALETSHELVLIDNVAPEEATIFDPSAPGGRRRLPLSPSWPYHHLDILDDEGLSRALTDVEVVVHLAGRPTGEWENAKATVMTNIVGTFNVFDQARMAGARRVVNASSINAFGTFYWRVSGRSPMHRSLPLTEDEPVTPEDPYSMSKATTEVLGATFNRAFGFEAVNLRFAGVWSESTYDAALDAGLPATKEWADDLFQWVHVLDVTQGITKAALVDTVVPVPITLAAADTRAPEPTLEVLAKLRPELIQYLCEPLPKRAGLLSIARARTFLGYEPRYSLDAAVRDLS
- a CDS encoding SagB/ThcOx family dehydrogenase encodes the protein MSTHGPDGVVQRGDHVLTLPDAAEALRTVAVLARSPVEDEHLRTAVGDGNLVNQLLREAVLVPDLLTPDLVALHAATTSGPPSPVASPPVADLPREVRDYGEPSVSLAPPKKLRGSLAEALTSRRSARAFTGGTVPADDLSTLLANAIRPADVPFLPTVSGAPPGSRPYPSAGALFPVEVALLTARIGGLAPGTYRYAPGGHKLIPHGGEVSATRLRWLLNDHPVDGLAVVITFTCDLSAPALAKYGAKAYRMILLEAGHLAQNLLLAAASLGIAALPLCGFRDDDLAAELGLCGPHEVVLYAVVLGTSGDGQP
- a CDS encoding MDR/zinc-dependent alcohol dehydrogenase-like family protein; its protein translation is MVVRTLMSAVSTGTDKWVMRGTFGSGNVSFPAVPGYQRVGIVEEIGSEVAGLRIGQRVVATSGLGYVDVSSSWGAHSSRSISDAVDVYDAEGLPAERSAFVVVAQVGYNAASRLLLPAGAHVLVVGDGVIGASAAFACRARGFDVLLVGRHRSRLEVLGRAGFETLNGRATDPEPTLAEFAPEAVIDTVQNTEAFDMYIPRLPRRTGQVVYSGHSPGGVTAWGDMAVLQERELTVHFVSGITGDRVRATLALMRNGQMPSEQLLGTVAQGPDDARALMKNVSEGRLEPVAAAIDWTWAA
- a CDS encoding DUF4838 domain-containing protein, giving the protein MNVGPDEHSAGIKRRTLLLAGSGAGLLGLAHVASAGEASAEGARLHLAEDGRTRYQVYCGADEDATVLYAANELASYLKSITSATFPVVSGDTPPSGPPLLVVGRNNPLSARLGKSVDYAALGEDGFALRAVAETVFIAGANPRGTLYGVTWLLDRVLGVRWFSADYTRIPAQRTLKVARESLNTDEVPRFRYRQIYAGDSIDPAYRHHNLLNGNRGFENHPVPKHLDTWSTYWPADPFGGNWQEMVPDESLWYGGQVLAMDPRTREMATDNLVKKLRERIAAGLDPSWGFEQADRGWDPDPASKEFASRHGGALSAAVVDLANDVAARVRQQIPEARLSTQAYSFSFSPPTGIHVGEGVVMTVAPIQANFAHSRFEGDNAEIGQTLKKWCEVADDIVIWDYTVDFAYYIQPFPDYWSFGATVQGLAEHPQVGGYFAQNAYNAAGTEFAELRTWVLGRLLWDPSLDPDALIREFLRGYYGPAAQTIYSYMKLMRQSVEDTNTRLVYNATVNSPYLHFDTMLQADKLMAKAEELVRNNPDLRAHVQAVRLCVDFVILMRAAEFVRIAKLRGLQWDPDLENRLPRFEEEVRVAGLTRSGEFGMTPEQLIRQLRIASAPATPPATAAGLPLEDWVDFQEPALKLYGPVTTILDDPDASNGYTVRMPGNRPDWGVQLTLDGLPTEGTWKVYISVRADTGSAAPEATAMAAGVWPPFGNERTITVSEVSDGSYHELELPGTYRYDAENIEYVWVSPPNSAEIPYVYVDRIFAVRV